The region GGTCAATACGGTCGTATCCCTCCCGAATCCGGGCGAATAGACCGCGATTCGACACGCTGGTAGACCCAGAGGCGTTCATCGCCCCCGGATCGGGAGTCGCTTGTTCGGCCGATTCCGCCTCCTCGTAGCGCGTTCGGACCACGTCGAGGTAGTACAACGCGAGACCTAATCCGAGGAAGACGTTCGAGAACCGCAGACGCATCCACATCAGCGAGTACGCGTAGTAGATCGTCCAGACGGTGAACGTGATCGCGAGCAGCGTGACCAATGCGTTGAGGACGACTAGCGGCGTGAGTCGTCTCGGAACCCGCTCGGCGACGAACGGGGGCATTCGGGCAGCGAATCGATCGGCGTAAGGTATTGTTCGTTCCATTAGTGCTCAACTCGGTTACGGCTCCTCGGCGCGCTCGAGGTCGTCCGACCAGACACCCAGTTCCTCGAAGAAGTCGGCAGCCGCCGCGTGAAACGGCATGTCGTCGTAAGCGTTTTCGACCCAAAATTCCTCGTCCTCGAGTGGCCCGAGGACGCCGTGGTACTCGTCGAGTGACTCGCGGTGTTCGTGGAGTTCCTCCAGAAAGTCGTAGACCAGATCGTACTCCAGATCCGCTCGCGAGACGAAGTTGTGAGCGAACGTTTGAGACTGGATTTCGTCGGGGACCGATTCGGGCGTGGACTCGCCCTCCTCGAGTTCGCTGCCATCGAAGGATTCGATGAAGAGCCGTTCGTCGTTCTCCCACTCCTCGACGGTCTCGTCGGCAACGTCGAGGATACGAAGATCGACCGTGCTCATCATCTCCTGGAGCCACCCGGGTTCGGTGTCGAAGTTCATGTACGTCCCGACGCCGATGTCGAGACGGCCTTCCTCCATGGCGTTGGCCTGCTCGTCGTACGTGAGGCTTACGCGGTTGTAGTCGCCGATCGCGTTCTCGAGCATGTACTCGAGTGCCGGAGCTGTTCCCGACCCTTCCGGTGTCGGTGAGATCGTCGTATCACTCGTCGCGTCCTCGATCGTCTCGATGTCCTCGTCCGCTGTACAGAAGAACCATGGCAGGTCGTAGAAGTGAAACACTTGCGCCATCTGGAACTCGAGGTCGCCGTACTCGTCGATTCCCTCGGTGACCTCGTAGGCAGCCCAGTCCTGGAGGTACGCCATCTCGGCTTCCTCTCGCATGAGCGCGCCGACGTTAGCCTCCGTCCCGGGACTCGTCTGTGCCTCAGGGAAGAGTTCGTCGCTGTGTTCGTTGATGACCGCCGCGATACCCTGATTTGCGGCGTAGGCAGTCGTCCCTTCGGTCGACGTCCGCATGCGTATTGGTTCCCCCTGATTGCCACCGAGA is a window of Natronorubrum sediminis DNA encoding:
- a CDS encoding TAXI family TRAP transporter solute-binding subunit encodes the protein MAHQPSGQSTVSTRRSFLYTAGVGTSAVLAGCLGGNQGEPIRMRTSTEGTTAYAANQGIAAVINEHSDELFPEAQTSPGTEANVGALMREEAEMAYLQDWAAYEVTEGIDEYGDLEFQMAQVFHFYDLPWFFCTADEDIETIEDATSDTTISPTPEGSGTAPALEYMLENAIGDYNRVSLTYDEQANAMEEGRLDIGVGTYMNFDTEPGWLQEMMSTVDLRILDVADETVEEWENDERLFIESFDGSELEEGESTPESVPDEIQSQTFAHNFVSRADLEYDLVYDFLEELHEHRESLDEYHGVLGPLEDEEFWVENAYDDMPFHAAAADFFEELGVWSDDLERAEEP